The region AGGCCCCAAGGCTCCCCGACATCCTCCCCGAGAAGAGGTAAGCCGACGGTACAGCGCAGGCGACAACTGCGGTGGAAAGGGCGATAGCCAAGGCTGTCAGTCTCTTCATAGCACTAGACCATTGAGTCTGCGCCTCCTGACTGTGACGCCGCCAATATGGGAATCCGAGTAGGGATTGCCGGTCGTCCATGTTTGTCGAGATGGAGTTATCCGATCTGCCACGGGGCACGTTGCGAAGGAGGTGCGTAAGTACTTCCCTACGCCCCAAAATCCTCGTCGTCGGGCGTTGGGCCCGTGTCGTACCGCATCGGCACGCCGCTCAAGTAGCCCTCCACCTCAGAGGCGCTGATGAGCACTTCTCGAGGCCTTGGGCCGTCTCGCGGACCCACGATCCCGCGCTCTTCCATGGTGTCGAGGAGCCGCGAAGCCCGCTGAAAACCGATGCTGAACTTGCGCTGAAGCATGCTCGTACTGGCCTCGCCTCGGTTGACCACCCATCGAACCGTGTCTTCCCAAAGGGCGTCGGGGCCCTCGTCGTCGCCGCCTCTGGTTCCTCCGTCCCTCTGTCCCTCGGACGCCGAAAAGGCCGCGGGATCGATAGCGTAGTGCGGCTTCTCCTGTTCCTTCCAGTGGCCTACCACCCGCTCGATCTCTTTTTCCGACACGTAGCAACCCTGGATTCGCGAGGGCTTGCTGGCGTCGATCGGCATGAACAGCATGTCGCCCATGCCGATGAGCTTCTCCGCGCCGGCCGAGTCGAGGATGGTCCTCGAGTCGATCTGGGAGGTGACAGAGAAGGCGATTCGCGAGCTGATGTTGGCTTTGATGGTGCCTGTAATGACGTCCACGCTCGGGCGCTGGGTGGCGACCACCAGGTGTATGCCCGTCGCGCGGGCAAGCTGTGCCAGACGCGCAATGCTCGTCTCAACCTCTGCGGCGGCTTGGATCATGAGGTCGGCGAGCTCGTCGATGACCAGTACGATGTAAGGCATCTTCTCCTGGAAGCTCGCCTTGCCGTTCCAGCCCTCGATGTTTCGGACCCCGGCATCGCTGAACACGTCGTATCGGCGGTCCATCTCCCTCCAGAGCGCCCGCAGGACGCCGGGAGTCTGTTTCACGTCCTTGACCACTGGGCACATGAGGTGTGGCAGCCCCTCGAAGAGCGTGAACTCGACGCGCTTCGGGTCGACGAGCACCAGGCGCACGTCCTTGGGCGTGTTGCGCATGACGAGCGCCATGATGAGCGACGCGAGGCCGATGGACTTGCCGCTGTTGGTGGCGCCGCCGATCAGCAAGTGGGGCATTTTCGAAAGGTCGGTAAAGCGGTTCGCGCCCCCCACGTCTTGGCCGAGGGCAATGCATAGTCGAGAGGCGTGGTCGCGAAAGTCCTTGGTGTCCAGCATCTCGCGCAGCGCGATGCTGGAGCGGTGCGCGTTTGGCACTTCGACGCCGATAGCGGCCTTTCCAGGGATCGGAGCCTCGACGCGAACGTGCGACGCGGCCATGTTCATCGCCATGTTGTCGGCCAGCGCCACGATGCGGTTGACCTTGATGCCGGGGCCAAGCTGAACCTCATAGCGGGTGATGGTCGGACCCGTGGCGACCTCTACGACGTTGGCCTCGATGCCGAACTCCTCCAAGGTGGATTCCAGTATCTGGATGTTCTGCGACATCTCCTGCGGCGAGCGGGTGGGCCTGGGCTTGGGCTCATCGAGCAGGCTTAGCGGCGGCAACGTGTAGCCCTCTTTCGGGCCAAGGTCGGTTTCAATTCCGAGCGTCGGTTGCTCCAGGTCCCGAATGACCGGTTTGGGCTTGGGCCGTTCGGTGGGCTGCTCGTCGGACTCAGACTCTGGGACCTGCGCGACCGCTCGGCTTTCAAACGGCCGTTTGGTTGGGCGCGCGGGGACCTTGCCCGCTTGCTTCTTTGGCTTGAGCTTCAGGGCCTGGGCTCGCTCTGCAAGCGCTCCCAGTATCGCGTGAAGGGGCATCTGGAAGCAGAGCACCAGCCCGACCATGCCGAGCGCGCCAAGACCCACGGGCTTGGCCTTTCCCAAAAGGGCTTCAAGGGCCCAGCCAATGACGGCGCCGACGAGTCCGCCGGACTCCCCGGCCACGATCGGGTCGAAATAGTCGCCCTGGCCCGCTCTTGCGATTGCGCCCAGAAGCGCAAAGAACAGGAGCCCAAGCCCCCAACCCAGTCGCAGGCGGTCGGAGTGCCGCTTGCCTGCGATGAACCCAATACCTAGGAGCGCCGCATAGGCGGCCACGCCCCACGAGCCCACCCCAAAGAGAAGCTGGAAGAAACTGCCGATGGCAGAGCCGAACAGCCCGGCGTCCGCGGTCCAAAGGGCGATGCCGATGGTGATCCCTAGGGCGAGCAGGACCACACCCCACAGGTCCGCAACGCGGTGGCTGGGAGCAGCAGCGCGCTGACGCCCTGCCGTAGTCGGCTTCCGGGGTCGGGTCTTCATCCGTGTGATCCTATCATGCCATCCATGGCACGATGCGAATCATTATAGCTTGAGGAATCGGGGAAGCTGGGCCATCCCCCTCCTCTTGCACCGGAGGAGAGGAGGGGTCATGGGTCGCAGGTCGCAGGTCAGAGATAGCGGAAGGCCCCCTCCTCCCGCCCTGGAGGAGGAGCGGGCTGGCGGTGGAGGTTCCGGGGTATGGGGTCCAGGGTTTGGGGTCGCGGGTAGCAGGTCGCAGGTCGCGATTAGTGGAAGGCCCCTTAGGCCGCCGCGAACTGCACCAGCCCGATCGGGTTGCCGTCCGGGTCCTTGATCTCCGCGCCGAACCCGACACCTGGAATCTCATACCGTTCGCGAACGACTTGACCTCCCGCCGAGCCGGCCTTCTGCGCCGTGGCCGTCACGTCCTCGACCTGAATCCAGATCGCCGTGAAGCTGGCTGGGGTCACCGAGTCGGTCTGAAAGAGCCCGCCGACGTGGTCATCCCCCGACGCGAAGACACGCATGGGCCCGAACTCCCGAAACTGCCAGCCAAAGGTGGCCTCAAAGAAGCTTTGCGAGCGGTCGAAGTTGGTGCATTCGAATTCGATGTGGCAGACAGTGTTCATGGCCATGGTCTTCTCCAATTGGGTCGGAAGTGCATTGTAAGCCAATCCACTGGATTGGGAATTGTCCTGACTTGCGAAAAGTGGTGCGTGTCTCCACCCCCAGACCCCCTCTTCGTTTTGGCAACAAAGGGGTCCCCACGCTTCATCCCTTCATCACCTCGATTCACCAGTGCCACGATGCCTTAAAGCCCTCGAGCTTCCGCACCGCTTCTCCCTTCGCCCAGCACCCCGCACCCCTTCCTCTTCCTCCGCCGGTTATCAGTAAGCCAAGAGCTGCAGCAACACCATCGCGTTGTGCAGCACGTGCAGGAGGATGGAAGGAACCAACGACCGGGTTTGGTAGGCAAGCATCGCGCTCATCGCGCCGACCGTCGCCAGGGGCAGCCAAGCGGGGATTCCCGTGGGGTGGATAGCCCCGAAGAGCAGACTCGAAGCCACGATCGCCCAAACCGGCTTCTTGAAAAGACCCTCGAACGCGGGCAGCAGAATGCCGCGAAACAAGATTTCCTCGAAAATCGGCCCCAGCACCACCGCCGTCAGCCCGAAGCAGACCCAATTCGCTGTGCTCTGCCCACCCTTGAAAACCTCGACCAACGGATGCTCAGGCGGGGGCAGGCTCCTTAGGAACATAAAGGAGACGGACTCGGCGATGATGAGCAGCGGCTGGAGTGCAGCAAGGCCGCACAGCGACCATGTCGCATAAGTCGCGAACGAGCTTGCGCGAAACCCTAGCGCGTGGAGGATGGAAACACCGCGGAGCGGCTGGCCATGGAGTACCGCGAAGACGACGGCCAGGGTGAGCACCGTCGAAACCAGCGACCTACCCGGCATCGTCAGTGTCGACGCTCCTGCGAAGTGCACGACGGTCCCGATCAGGTTGAACAGCGCGAAAAAGCCGACGGCGATCAGAGCAAAGCGGTCCGACTCTGCAAAGGAAAGTCGTCCGGCGGGGTGCCCCAATGGCGCCCACTTGCCCTTGCGCCGCTGAATCGAATAGGTCACCAAGAGGATGCCTCCGGCGGCCAACAGGAACTGCAGCCCCAGCAGGGATCCTCCATAAAGCATGATCTTGCCAAAGGGAAGCTCGCGCTTGCGGGCGCCCTTGTCCCCGGCAAGCTCACCGGCGTGCACCCGAGCCATCGTCCAGGCGAACCCCTGCCCGACGAGCTTGGGTACGGTTTCCTTCGCCAGATTCGGCGATGGAGCAGGTTCGGCGTAGATCACCGCCGCAGCCTGGAACGCAGCGTCCTTCGACCGCTTCAGCGCGGCCACGGCCTCGGGTGGAACCTTGGACCGCTGCTCGCGCCGGATCGCGGCGAGCAGCAGCGCCGCCTCTGGCTCGGTTTTCGACGGAACCGCCAGCGTTTCCGCCGCGCCGTCGAGCATGGACAAAAACTGCTTTCGGTCGCGCTCCTCCGCTTCGATAGCCGCCTTCTTCCCGGGCGTCATCGGCCCCTCTTGAGACTCCTTTGGGGACAATCGCTCGAGCCATTCGTGCGTGTAGACCGCCGATCGGAGGATCTGCTCCTGGTTGGAGTATTTCGGACCCTCCGCCTTGCTCCGGCTGAAGTAGCCCGCGGTCTGAGCCACGACCAGGAAGCCAAACAGCAAGACGACCAGGATCCAGCCGATCGGCGGGGGCTTGGGGCCACTCGGCTCCGGCGGCTCAGGTGCCGACAAATCGAATTCAGGAAGGCTCACTGGGCCCCGAGCCCCCGCTCTCCGAAGCTGATCGTATAGGTGCTCTGACGGGTGATGATTGCCATGACCATCCAAATCGCATCCGCGGCATATTCGGCCACCAAAATGCCCAGCGCCGCGTCGCGAAGCTTGTCATACCCCTTCAGGCCGTAGTAGCGCTGGACAAAGCGCTTGATGAGGAGCACCACGAGGATGCCAAACCAGTAGTAATCCACCCCGAAATTCATCGCCAGCACGTAGCCGGCGGGGTGCAGCGGGAACGCTGGGACGCGGAACCGCACAAAGTCGAGCAGCGCCACTACCGCGAACCCGAACACAGTCATGGTGATGCCGATGACATCGGGTCCGTGGCGGTTGTTGACCATGTTCTGAAGGTAATAGAGCCCGTCGTCCCATCGCCGGTACTCACCGGTCCGATAGCTAAAGACGTGCAGGAAGAAGTAGGCCAGGAGCAGGGCCACAGCGCTCGATGCAAAGGTGAGGCCGAAAATGCGCTTGAGGTTGAGCCCCTCCATTTGGCCCATCTTCAGGGTCTCGAGCTGGTATGGCTGCGGATGAGTGCGATAGATCCGGTTCATGATGATGAACACTTGGTTCACCCACACGGCCTGGCGGTTCGTGACCCACTGGTTGCCCAGGAACCGGTGCATGATGCTGTTCGGCCCAAAGAACGCGAACTCGTGCGTTGGCGGCCCCAACTGGGCCCGGATGCGGGTCAGCACGAAGCTGAACACCAGGAACAGCCCGAAGTAGGGGACCATGTAGGCTACCGAGAGCGAGCCGACCAGCCCATACCAGACCACCACGCCAAAGGAGAACAGAAGCATCAGGAAGGCCCAGCGGTGGGTGATGCCCCCATCATCCTCCTTTTCCCCTGTCCAGATGGCACGCCAAACGCCCCTCAGATAGGAGCGAGATACCCACAGCGCGCCGAGGAACATCGCAATCACACCACCCCAGGTCTGTTCGTCGAAGTAAGGCGGCCCGGGCGAGATGTAGGTGCCGGCAAACGTCCCCTGGGGATAGCCGTAGGAGGCCAGAACCACGTGCGTCGCCTTTCTGAGCAAGAAGAAGAAGACCAGGCTGAAGATCAGGTCATTCGGCATGAACACGGCGATCGCAGCCATGAACGGGTAAATCGAGATGCTGAACTGCCCGATCTGGTTCCAGGGCGGCTCGGTGAAGATCCAACTGATTTCGGCGAGGTCCTTGACCGGCACGCGGGGAAGGTTCGGATACAGGAAGTTGAAGCCGTTTAGGATGTCGATGGCGAACATCACCCCGAACGCGATCCACATGGTTTTGGAGCGCCACATCGGGCCTGCGCCGCCCTTCTCGTTGATCGCGACGGGGAGTTGGATCAACGGGAAGGTGAGCCGCTCGGTCTTGCACCAAGCCCCACGCATCAGCGAGTTCACGCAGTAACAGGCCAGGCTGATCGCCAAGAACAGCCCCGCCCAACCCAGATAGAGAGGCCAAAAGATGGGGAGTTTGCCCACCACGTACCAGAAGCCGCGCCCGCCGTGGGCGATGTCCATGACCTTGTCCGGGTCCTTGATCGCCAGCCAGTCCGGCATTTCCTTGAGGAAGTACTTTTGGATCGTGGGGTCTTTCGCGCCATCCACGGCGAACATGTGCATCGCCGAATGCTCGACCCAGGCCCATTCGGACCCCACCGCTGAGCCCACGCTCAGGATGGCCCAAATCACCAGGAAGTCGGGCTGATTGAAGGCCAGCCTCGGGGTCCAAAGACGGAGCGGAAGGTTTACAAGCGCGAGCAAAAGCATCGCGCCAACCGGCGCCACCAGCAGCGAGAACATCGAGGAGTACTGCTGGTTCGCGCAGGCAAAGACTACGAAAGGCAGGAGCACGAACGCGGCTACAACCGCCCGCCCCCTGATCCGCTTGAAAGCGGGCTCAGGAAGGGGTTGTGCGGCCTGGTCGGGCTCGGTCATGGCTACATGGAGTGTTCGGGGTGGATGGGTTCAATCCTGCCTGTGTTGCCTGGGGCGCAGGAGCAGCTTGTTTCCATAGCGCCTCACTAAATCCCCCGTCCCTTGGAGGGCGAAGCTCCGTCCGAGCCGACCAAGGCTATAAGCTCACTCAGAGGCGCGCCAAAAGCCAAGGACCCGTTGTCAGGCTGACACCCGAGCCTATTGCAGAGATTGGCAACCGGGCCGAGTCTGGAGACTCGCGCTCCTCGGCCCGCGAGACCGTTCATGGGATCAGCCTCACGGTGCTTTTCGCTTGCTCTTTCCTGCCGCCCACTCGATTCCCTTCGCAAGGCTCTGCATGAACAAAGGCTCAGCGTAGGTCTCCTTTACGTGGCCCATGGCGTTGTACCAGGCCCTTCCGCCGCCGTATTCGTGCTTCCACATGATCGGGTGGTCGCCCATGCCCCCGCCCTGGTAGGTGCTCTCATCGAGCGAAGCCAATACGTGGACCTGGCCCCTAGGATTGCTCCGAAAGCTGTACCACTCGTCGCGCCGCTTCCAGAGCTCGGGAAGCATCCTGGTGCTCGGATCATTGCGGTCTTCGACCTTCGTCACGGCTTCTTGGATGGCCGGGTGGCTTTTGAACCATGCGCCCACCAGCTTGCCGTACCAGGGCCAGTCGTATTCCGTGTCACTTGCGGCGTGAATGCCAACATAGCCGCCGCCCCTTTTCACAAAGCCCTCGAAGGCGGTCTGCTGATCGTTGTTCAGACAGTCGCCGGTGGTGCATTCGAAGATGACCACATCGAAGCGTTGAAGGCTTACCGGGTTGAACACGGAAGCGTCCTCCGTGTGCTCCGAGGTCCACTTCAAGTCCGCGCACATCTTCCGAATCGCCTCGTGGGCCACGGGGATGCAGTCGTGGCGGAAGCCGGCGGTCTTTGAAAAGACCAAAACCGAAATCGGCTTGGGTTGGCTCCTGACCCTCTCAGGGAACTCTCCGAACTGGGGATCCTGGCCGACAGCAGAGGTCAAGACAGCGGCAAGAAGCATCGAGATGGCCATATCGTAGTTATAGCGCAACGAAAGCAGACAATTTGGGGTCAAAATGGCGACATGATCGCATTGCTCGCTGCAACCGTTCTTCTGCAAACCGACAACATGCTCACTCCGGCAGAGGTCAAGGCCGGCTGGCAGCTTCTTTTCGACGGCAAGACCACCAAGGGTTGGCACAACTTCAAGGCCAAGGGCGTAAAGCCCGGCTGGACCGTCAAAGACGGCGTGCTGACCAGCAGCGACCCCGGCAACGCCGGTGACATCGTCACCGACGAGCAGTTCACTTGGTTCGAACTGCAGCTCGACTACAGGAACACCGTCGGCGGCAACAGCGGGATCATGTTCCGCGTCGTGGACGGCGAGGAAACCTGGCACAGCGGCCCCGAGGTCCAGATTTATGACTATCAGGGCGCCGCAGGCGCGCAAAAGACCGGGTGGCTCTATGAGCTTTATCCCGGTGAGAAGGAAACCACCAACCCGCCCGGCCAGTGGGACCACCTTCGGCTGCTCGTTTCACCCGAGAAGTGCCAGACCGACATCAACGGGGCGAAGTACTACGAGTTTGTGATCGACAGCAAGGACTGGTGGGACCGGGTAGCCAAGAGCAAGTTCTCTGAGCATCCCGAGTTTGCCAAGGCCAAAACGGGTTCAATCGGCATCCAGGGCGACCACGGCGTGGTCAGCTTCCGAAACATCAAGATTCGGAAGATCAAACCCAGAGGCTAGTAGCCATCTCAACATCCTGGACGACGTGTACCGGAGGAACTGAGGGACAAAGGAACGAAGGGACGCGGACCTGTAGCCGCAGAGCCTGCCCCGACTCGTCGGGGTCTTTAGCCTGCGTCCGGGCATTTATGAGATAGCTTGGTGCCTATCAGGCCGGTTTCAAAGTCGCTGAACCCTCATGACGCTTCTTCGTCATGGGGGTTTTTCTTCATGGCAGCGACAGTTGGTCCAGATAAGTGTCTTCGAACGTCGGGTCCAGGTTGAGTTCGACAACCTCCACGCCGTGCCGAGCCAAGGAAAGTTCATTCAAGGTGTTCATGTCCAGCAGACAAAGGGTGGCTCCGGCGAGCGACGTGTTGCCCACCAGTTGGATTTGGCTCTCTGTGAACCCGGGAAGTAGGCCGCAGCCAATGGCTTTGCCCAAGTCCAAGTGCATGCCGAAACCGCCGGCAAGGTACAGGGTCTTGACGTTCTTCGGCGACATCCCCTTGCGTGCGAGCAACGTGAGGATTCCTGCCGCGATCGCGGCTTTGGCTTGCAGAAGTTTGGCGACGTCGCCTTCCGTGACCACAATTGGACGCTTGCCTTGGCCGTAAGCCAGCCGAAGGCTCACGCCGTGGTCGGAGGGCATCTTCCAGGCGTCGAGCCCCTCCACCTCCTGAATGCGCCCAGTCGGGCTGAGCAGCCCAACGCGCCGACCCTCTGATAAAAAATCCACATACGCCGAGCCGCAGATGCCGGTCGGTTTCATTCCGGGCGGGCCTATCTTCTCGACCGTGACGCCCAGGGGATCGGCGGAAAGGTGGACGTAGGAGATTGCTCCCTCACCGGCACGGATACCGCATTGGAGCCCGCTGCCCTCGAATGCCGGACCTGCGGCGGTAGCGCAACCGAGCACATGCCCGTCCACGTTCAGCAGGATCTCGCCGTTCGTGCCGACGTCTACTAATAGGCTTGGCCCTTCGTCGTAGAGCAAACCCGATGCGAAGAGCCCGGCCGTCAAATCCGCGCCGATGTAAGCCGCAATCGAAGGCAGCAGATGAACAACGGCCCCGGGTGGATCCAGGCCCAATTGACCCGCCTCGAAGGGAGCCTGCTCCAGAAAGGCAGGTGTGAAGGGGGCGAAGCCGAGCGGCGTCGGGTCCACTCCCATCAAGAGGTGCAGCATCGTCGTGTTCCCGGCGATGGAAAGAGCCCTGATTCTGCTCGAATCGGGTGCGGCTTCGGCGATCAGCGGCTTCAGCGTCTCCTCGACAATAGCCTTCTGCAAGAGGCCGAGCATCGTCGGATCGGTCGAGCACAAGTTGATTCGTGTGAGCACATCGTCGCCAAAGTGCATTTGCTTGTTGAATCCCGAGGCTCGGCCAACGACCTCCCCACGGCTTAGGTCCAGCGCCTGAATCGCGATGGTGGTCGTCCCGATGTCGATGGCGACGCCAATGCCTTCTTGAGCCACCGGATCCTTCGCGATGGGAACGTTCACCCGGTAGCTGTCGAGAACCTGTGGCGCGTAGGCGAGCCGCGAGCGCTGAGGCACCCTGAGCACCAGCAAATCGCCGCTCGGCTTGTACCGGCAGCCCTGCAGTTCCATCGGGGAGTCTGGCGTGACTTCAAGTTCGCCGCCATCGACATGCTGCAGGGAACCCTGAATCACATCCACCATGCACCCTGCGCAAAGGTCGCGCTCGCCGCAACGGGTGTTGAGCGGCAGATTGAACGACCTGAGGATCTGTGCGATCGACCGATTTGCCTGATCTGCGCCGAGCACCAATTGCTCGGTTTGCTCTTCTAGCTGCACCTCAATGCGCATCGTTCGGCACCGCCTCGATCACCCGCTCGTCGGCTGTCAGCCGGAGGGTCTGTCCTGCCTCCAGAACCAGGAACCTGTCGGAGTCCCAATCCCCATTCAAGAGCGCCTGTAACAAGCTAGGATCGCCTTGCTGCCGGTCGAACGCCCAGCCCAGCCACGTCGCGCACTTCTGGGTGTAGCGAATGTCCCGCTCGGTGGCGCCGGGACCGAGGTCCACATAAGTCGCCCGGTCATACGTCGAAAACCAGTGCTGCTCGGTCTCCATCAAGAACTCGGCGTTGTCCTCGCCGTACTTCTCGACATACTCGCCCTTCAGACGGTTGTAGCGCTCCTCCCCTGGTGGGATGTGGTGGCGGTTCCAGCCGGGGCTGTACCAATAGGTCCCAGGGTTCTTCCTGACGTATTCGGCGTAGCGCTCCTTGCTGCCGAGGAGGAGCGTGATGCAGTCGTGAGCCCGTGATATCACCAGCTTGGCACGGCGCGACGTCACGCCCTCGGTGCCCCGGCTGCAGAGCCCGTAGCCCAGGACAATGGCCTCGGCGTCCGTCTCCGCCTCCACCTTGTCGATGGCGGCCTGGAGGTCGCGGCGCAGACGGTCCGGCTCGTTGTGCAGTCCCTGGGGCATCAGGTCGATGCGCAGAATGTGCGATAGACCCTGGGCAAAGTGGGCCACCTCGTCCTCCAGCACCGCGCAGGTGATCACGACGGTTCTGGGTTTTGGGTTCTCAGGCGGATTCATGTCGCTCTCTTCTTGTTCGGCACGCGTCGTGGCCCCACCCAGAGACCCACAAGCTGATTTTGGTTCAACCCAGCCCCTACATGCCGGATTTCTATACTTTACAAAAATGGAACCTTTCAGTGTGCTCCTGGCACAATCTCGCAAGATAGACTGAACGCGCCATCACCCACGGGTGCCACTAGCGCTCGGGCATCGGCCAGGGGCACTAGAACCAAGCTCGCGGGAAACTGAGCGAAGCACTATGAGCGAACATCAACCCCTCACCGACGCGGTCGTCAAAGGGGACCGCGGCACTGCCACCCAACTCACCCAGTCCCTTCTCGACTCCGGCACACCGCCGCAAAACGTTCTCGCCAGCCTGGTCGAGGGCATGGACATCGTCGGCGACCGATTCCAGCGCAACGAGGCCTTTGTGCCTGAGATGCTGATCGCCGCTCGAGCGATGAAAGAGAGCATGGCCATCCTGGAGCCGCATCTGGTCAAGGCCGGCATCCGCCCCGAGTACACAGCCGTCATCGGCACGGTTCAAGGCGACCTTCACGACATCGGTAAGAACCTGGTCGCGATGATGTGGCGCGGCGCGCATTTCAATGTCGTGGACTTGGGCACCAACGTTTCGGCCGACAAGTTCGTCGAGGCGGCGCGCGACAACAACGCCCATCTTGTGGGCTTGAGCGCCCTGTTGACGACGACGATGCCGGCGATGAAGGACACCGTTTCGGCCATCCGGTCAGCTGGACTTTCGTCGAAGGTCATGATTGGAGGCGCTCCCATTACGCAGGAGTTTGCCGACTCGATCGGGGCCGACGCCTTCGCTCCCGACGCCGCCAGCGGCGTGGACATCGCGCGCAAACTTTTGACCGCGTAAACCGTTATGCGACAGACGCTTCTCAGCAGCCGAGAGCGTGTCAACCGCATGTTTCGGCGTCAGGACCACGACTGCGTGCCGCGCGCCGACAGTTTTTGGACGGAGACGGTGGAGCGCTGGCGCAACGAGGGGCAGGAGGGCGATGTCTCTCAGATCCTGGGCGCCGACTTTCGGGGCCTTTGCTGGTCCGATCCCAGACCTTGGCCCGGACAGAGGCGACTGGTCTCCGAGGACGGCCGCACCCAGACCTACGTGGATGAATGGGGCAACACCGTCCGTTACTGGAAGCACCGTTCCGGCACTCCCGAGCATGTGGGCTTCGGCTGTACGAGTCGGAGGGCCTGGGAAGAGACCTTCAAACCGAAGCTTCTTGAAGCTTGGCCGTTCGTGAACCCTTGGGCGAGCGAACGCGACTGGATTCAGGGCCAACGCAACGGTCTGTGGACCTATTTCGCGGGCCTTGAGACCTTCGAAATGACGCGCAGGCAGCTTGGCGACGAAGAGTTCTTGATCAGCCTGATTGAGGACCCCGAGTGGATGCGCGATGTCTCGGAAACGATGACGAACTTGGTGCTCCGCGACTTCGAGCTTCTCCTTTCAAAGGGAATCCAGCCCGACGGAATCTGGATCTATGGCGACATGGCCTATCGTCGCGGCCCCATGTGCGGGCCAGACATGTATCGCGAGCTGATCTGGCCCGACCACAAACGGATGGCCGACTGGGCGCACGAGCGGGGCCTGCCGTTCATCTTCCACACCGATGGCGACGTGAACTCCGTGGTCGACCACTATATCGAAGCCGGGTTCGATTGCCTGCAACCGCTAGAGGCCAAGGCCGGGATGGATGTTAGGCAGCTTGCCCCCAAATACGGCGAAAAGCTCGCTCTCTTTGGAAACATCGACGTCATGGTGATGGCCTCGAACGACCGCGAGGCCATCGAGCACGAGGTCGTCTCCAAGCTCAAGGCCGGCATGGCGACGCACGGCTACGCCTATCACTCGGACCACTCGGTCCCCCCCGCCGTGAGTTGGGAGAGCTACCAGCTTGTTATGGAGTTGCTGGATAAGTGGGGGAACTATGAGTAAACAAAGCGATGGGCGATACGCGATGCGCGATGATAGGGTTCAGGGTCTGGGGCGCAGGGTGCGAGGTGTTCGGGTTGTCAGGTCTTCAGATGTTCGGGGACACATCGCTCCTCGCTCTTCGCTCTTCGCCGATCCCCCATCG is a window of Armatimonadota bacterium DNA encoding:
- a CDS encoding DUF1638 domain-containing protein; its protein translation is MNPPENPKPRTVVITCAVLEDEVAHFAQGLSHILRIDLMPQGLHNEPDRLRRDLQAAIDKVEAETDAEAIVLGYGLCSRGTEGVTSRRAKLVISRAHDCITLLLGSKERYAEYVRKNPGTYWYSPGWNRHHIPPGEERYNRLKGEYVEKYGEDNAEFLMETEQHWFSTYDRATYVDLGPGATERDIRYTQKCATWLGWAFDRQQGDPSLLQALLNGDWDSDRFLVLEAGQTLRLTADERVIEAVPNDAH
- a CDS encoding DUF4445 domain-containing protein — its product is MRIEVQLEEQTEQLVLGADQANRSIAQILRSFNLPLNTRCGERDLCAGCMVDVIQGSLQHVDGGELEVTPDSPMELQGCRYKPSGDLLVLRVPQRSRLAYAPQVLDSYRVNVPIAKDPVAQEGIGVAIDIGTTTIAIQALDLSRGEVVGRASGFNKQMHFGDDVLTRINLCSTDPTMLGLLQKAIVEETLKPLIAEAAPDSSRIRALSIAGNTTMLHLLMGVDPTPLGFAPFTPAFLEQAPFEAGQLGLDPPGAVVHLLPSIAAYIGADLTAGLFASGLLYDEGPSLLVDVGTNGEILLNVDGHVLGCATAAGPAFEGSGLQCGIRAGEGAISYVHLSADPLGVTVEKIGPPGMKPTGICGSAYVDFLSEGRRVGLLSPTGRIQEVEGLDAWKMPSDHGVSLRLAYGQGKRPIVVTEGDVAKLLQAKAAIAAGILTLLARKGMSPKNVKTLYLAGGFGMHLDLGKAIGCGLLPGFTESQIQLVGNTSLAGATLCLLDMNTLNELSLARHGVEVVELNLDPTFEDTYLDQLSLP
- a CDS encoding CPBP family intramembrane metalloprotease: MSLPEFDLSAPEPPEPSGPKPPPIGWILVVLLFGFLVVAQTAGYFSRSKAEGPKYSNQEQILRSAVYTHEWLERLSPKESQEGPMTPGKKAAIEAEERDRKQFLSMLDGAAETLAVPSKTEPEAALLLAAIRREQRSKVPPEAVAALKRSKDAAFQAAAVIYAEPAPSPNLAKETVPKLVGQGFAWTMARVHAGELAGDKGARKRELPFGKIMLYGGSLLGLQFLLAAGGILLVTYSIQRRKGKWAPLGHPAGRLSFAESDRFALIAVGFFALFNLIGTVVHFAGASTLTMPGRSLVSTVLTLAVVFAVLHGQPLRGVSILHALGFRASSFATYATWSLCGLAALQPLLIIAESVSFMFLRSLPPPEHPLVEVFKGGQSTANWVCFGLTAVVLGPIFEEILFRGILLPAFEGLFKKPVWAIVASSLLFGAIHPTGIPAWLPLATVGAMSAMLAYQTRSLVPSILLHVLHNAMVLLQLLAY
- a CDS encoding DUF1080 domain-containing protein: MIALLAATVLLQTDNMLTPAEVKAGWQLLFDGKTTKGWHNFKAKGVKPGWTVKDGVLTSSDPGNAGDIVTDEQFTWFELQLDYRNTVGGNSGIMFRVVDGEETWHSGPEVQIYDYQGAAGAQKTGWLYELYPGEKETTNPPGQWDHLRLLVSPEKCQTDINGAKYYEFVIDSKDWWDRVAKSKFSEHPEFAKAKTGSIGIQGDHGVVSFRNIKIRKIKPRG
- a CDS encoding ThuA domain-containing protein, encoding MLLAAVLTSAVGQDPQFGEFPERVRSQPKPISVLVFSKTAGFRHDCIPVAHEAIRKMCADLKWTSEHTEDASVFNPVSLQRFDVVIFECTTGDCLNNDQQTAFEGFVKRGGGYVGIHAASDTEYDWPWYGKLVGAWFKSHPAIQEAVTKVEDRNDPSTRMLPELWKRRDEWYSFRSNPRGQVHVLASLDESTYQGGGMGDHPIMWKHEYGGGRAWYNAMGHVKETYAEPLFMQSLAKGIEWAAGKSKRKAP
- a CDS encoding VOC family protein, whose protein sequence is MAMNTVCHIEFECTNFDRSQSFFEATFGWQFREFGPMRVFASGDDHVGGLFQTDSVTPASFTAIWIQVEDVTATAQKAGSAGGQVVRERYEIPGVGFGAEIKDPDGNPIGLVQFAAA
- a CDS encoding DNA translocase FtsK 4TM domain-containing protein translates to MKTRPRKPTTAGRQRAAAPSHRVADLWGVVLLALGITIGIALWTADAGLFGSAIGSFFQLLFGVGSWGVAAYAALLGIGFIAGKRHSDRLRLGWGLGLLFFALLGAIARAGQGDYFDPIVAGESGGLVGAVIGWALEALLGKAKPVGLGALGMVGLVLCFQMPLHAILGALAERAQALKLKPKKQAGKVPARPTKRPFESRAVAQVPESESDEQPTERPKPKPVIRDLEQPTLGIETDLGPKEGYTLPPLSLLDEPKPRPTRSPQEMSQNIQILESTLEEFGIEANVVEVATGPTITRYEVQLGPGIKVNRIVALADNMAMNMAASHVRVEAPIPGKAAIGVEVPNAHRSSIALREMLDTKDFRDHASRLCIALGQDVGGANRFTDLSKMPHLLIGGATNSGKSIGLASLIMALVMRNTPKDVRLVLVDPKRVEFTLFEGLPHLMCPVVKDVKQTPGVLRALWREMDRRYDVFSDAGVRNIEGWNGKASFQEKMPYIVLVIDELADLMIQAAAEVETSIARLAQLARATGIHLVVATQRPSVDVITGTIKANISSRIAFSVTSQIDSRTILDSAGAEKLIGMGDMLFMPIDASKPSRIQGCYVSEKEIERVVGHWKEQEKPHYAIDPAAFSASEGQRDGGTRGGDDEGPDALWEDTVRWVVNRGEASTSMLQRKFSIGFQRASRLLDTMEERGIVGPRDGPRPREVLISASEVEGYLSGVPMRYDTGPTPDDEDFGA